In Rutidosis leptorrhynchoides isolate AG116_Rl617_1_P2 chromosome 2, CSIRO_AGI_Rlap_v1, whole genome shotgun sequence, one genomic interval encodes:
- the LOC139891899 gene encoding probable galacturonosyltransferase 14, protein MKSIITILSSNNNNNNNNGGLLCSSIDLMKIKVVARHISYRTIFHAILILAFLLPFVFILTALITLEGVNNCSSIDCLGRRWGPKLLGSGDDFGRYLTEFYAILDQVHYEQVPDDLKLPDNFKQLVSEMKSNTYNAKEFAFILKGMMERSEREIRESKFQELMNKHFAATSIPKGIHCLSLRLTDEYSSNAHARKQLPAPELLPLLSDNSYHHFVVSTDNILAASVVVSSAVQSSLRPEKIVFHVITDKKTYAGMHSWFALNPVSPSIVEVKGIHQFDWLTRDNVPVLEAVENHHGVRNYYHGNHVAGANLSVTPRLFASKLQARSPKYISLLNHIRIYLPELFPNLDKIVFLDDDIVIQRDLSPLWDIDLEGKVNGAVETCKGEDPWVMGKRFKIYFNFSHPLVANNLDPEECAWAFGMNIFDLGAWRKTNIRETYHSWLKENLNSNLTLWKLGTLPPALIAFRGHVQPIDPSWHMLGLGYQNNTSIESVKKAAVIHYNGQSKPWLEIGYEHLRPFWSKYVNYSNDFVKSCHILE, encoded by the exons ATGAAAAGCATTATTACGATATtatcaagtaataataataataataataataatggaggaTTATTATGTAGTAGTATTGACTTGATGAAGATTAAAGTTGTAGCTCGTCATATTTCGTATCGTACAATATTTCATGCAATATTAATCCTGGCTTTTTTATTACCATTTGTTTTTATTCTTACTGCTCTTATTACTCTTGAAGGTGTCAACAACTGCTCTTCTATTG ATTGTTTAGGCAGGCGTTGGGGACCAAAGCTTCTTGGGAGTGGTGATGATTTTGGG AGATATCTCACAGAATTTTACGCAATCCTTGATCAAGTGCATTATGAACAAGTCCCAGATGATCTTAAGCTTCCTGATAACTTTAAACAGCTTGTTTCAGAAATGAAAAGCAACACATACAATGCCAAGGAATTTGCCTTTATATTGAAAGGAATG ATGGAAAGATCAGAGAGGGAAATCAGAGAATCTAAATTCCAAGAACTAATGAACAAACATTTTGCAGCAACTTCTATACCTAAAGGCATCCATTGTCTATCTTTACGTTTAACCGATGAATACTCTTCTAACGCTCATGCACGAAAACAATTGCCTGCACCAGAACTACTCCCACTTCTCTCTGATAATTCGTATCACCACTTTGTTGTTTCAACCGACAATATCCTTGCAGCTTCAGTTGTAGTTTCTTCTGCTGTGCAATCATCTCTTAGGCCTGAGAAGATTGTGTTTCACGTAATAACCGACAAGAAAACTTACGCAGGCATGCACTCATGGTTTGCATTGAATCCGGTCTCTCCAAGTATTGTTGAAGTCAAAGGGATACATCAGTTTGATTGGTTGACTAGAGACAATGTTCCCGTTCTTGAAGCTGTGGAAAATCATCACGGTGTTCGGAATTACTACCATGGAAATCATGTAGCTGGTGCTAATCTTAGCGTTACACCAAGATTATTTGCCTCCAAATTGCAGGCTAGAAGTCCCAAGTACATATCACTACTCAATCATATTCGTATATATTTACCAGAG CTCTTCCCGAACCTTGACAAGATCGTTTTCTTGGATGATGACATTGTTATTCAACGTGACTTGTCTCCACTTTGGGATATCGATCTTGAAGGGAAGGTTAATGGAGCTGTTGAAACCTGCAAAGGTGAAGACCCGTGGGTTATGGGTAAGCGATTTAAAatctacttcaacttttctcaCCCACTTGTAGCAAACAATTTGGACCCGGAAGAATGTGCTTGGGCTTTTGGGATGAACATCTTTGATTTGGGTGCATGGAGAAAGACTAATATAAGAGAAACGTATCACTCATGGTTAAAAGAG AATCTGAATTCAAATTTGACATTATGGAAGCTTGGAACACTACCTCCAGCCCTGATCGCTTTTAGAGGTCACGTTCAACCAATTGACCCATCATGGCACATGCTGGGTTTGGGCTACCAGAACAACACAAGCATCGAGAGTGTAAAAAAGGCTGCAGTAATTCATTACAATGGCCAATCAAAACCATGGCTAGAGATCGGGTACGAACATCTTCGCCCTTTTTGGTCAAAATATGTCAACTACTCCAACGATTTTGTCAAGAGTTGCCACATCTTGGAGTAG